The following are encoded in a window of Desulfopila inferna genomic DNA:
- the yhbY gene encoding ribosome assembly RNA-binding protein YhbY: MDTPAKPQDTALTNRQIKYLRGLGHKLSPLVLVGKEGISESLLKAVQTELLNHELIKVKVGSNSEVDKKEAARIIPEASQSSLVQFIGKTLLLYKANPKRPKDKRIHLPSM; encoded by the coding sequence ATGGATACTCCAGCAAAACCTCAAGATACAGCACTCACCAACCGGCAAATCAAATACCTCAGAGGTCTGGGCCACAAGCTTTCCCCCCTGGTTCTCGTCGGCAAGGAGGGCATCAGCGAAAGTCTGCTGAAAGCCGTGCAAACCGAACTTCTCAATCACGAGCTTATTAAGGTAAAGGTAGGCAGCAACTCCGAAGTTGACAAAAAGGAAGCTGCCCGGATCATACCGGAAGCCTCGCAGAGCTCACTGGTCCAGTTCATCGGCAAAACCCTGCTACTATATAAAGCCAATCCCAAAAGACCGAAGGATAAGCGGATCCACCTACCCAGCATGTAA
- the rpsO gene encoding 30S ribosomal protein S15 has protein sequence MAQTAVKKSEIIEKFKVHPSDTGSSEVQIALLTDRIHYLTDHFKTHKKDHHSRQGLLKLVGQRRSLLDYLKKKDINKYRALIQELGIRK, from the coding sequence GTGGCACAGACAGCTGTAAAGAAAAGTGAAATAATTGAGAAATTTAAGGTGCATCCTTCGGATACAGGCTCTTCAGAGGTGCAGATTGCTCTGCTGACGGACCGTATTCATTACCTCACCGATCATTTTAAAACTCACAAAAAGGACCATCATTCCCGACAAGGGTTGCTGAAATTGGTCGGACAGAGGCGGAGCCTTCTTGATTATCTGAAGAAAAAAGATATAAATAAATATAGAGCCCTGATTCAGGAGCTCGGTATTCGTAAATAG
- a CDS encoding MBL fold metallo-hydrolase, with protein sequence MRFSVLGSGSKGNSVYIESGKTGILLDAGFSGKQLCSRLNSTGKAIECVGGILLTHEHNDHICGAGILSRRCKIPVFANEGTFRGGEKKMGRLHQREEFETGEKFVFQDLEIRSFRTLHDTNDPVGYVISDGQYTLGYCTDTGKVTHLMAARLLNCDGLILEFNHDPEMLRQGPYPLFLQQRVRSSHGHLANDDAADFLGRLLNPRLQYIVLAHLSETNNLPGIAHEAAMKVKADSNSTFVVARQECPTTIMDLSLSAHHHK encoded by the coding sequence ATGCGTTTTTCGGTGCTCGGCAGCGGCAGCAAAGGAAATTCCGTCTATATTGAATCCGGAAAAACGGGGATATTGCTGGATGCGGGATTTTCCGGAAAGCAATTGTGTTCACGCCTGAACAGTACCGGTAAAGCCATCGAATGCGTCGGCGGAATTTTATTAACCCATGAACATAATGATCATATCTGTGGAGCGGGAATACTCTCCAGGCGCTGTAAGATTCCGGTTTTCGCCAATGAAGGCACCTTTCGCGGCGGAGAGAAGAAGATGGGGAGGCTTCATCAGAGAGAAGAGTTTGAAACAGGAGAGAAATTTGTCTTTCAGGATCTCGAAATTCGCTCCTTCCGCACTCTTCATGATACCAATGATCCGGTGGGGTATGTGATCAGCGACGGTCAATACACTCTGGGGTACTGCACCGATACCGGCAAAGTCACCCATCTCATGGCAGCCCGCCTACTCAACTGTGATGGTTTGATCCTCGAATTTAATCATGATCCGGAAATGCTCAGGCAAGGTCCGTATCCACTTTTTTTACAGCAGCGCGTCCGCTCCAGCCACGGTCATCTGGCTAATGACGATGCCGCCGATTTTCTGGGCCGTCTTCTCAATCCGCGGTTACAATACATCGTTCTGGCCCACCTGAGTGAAACCAACAACCTTCCCGGAATCGCCCATGAAGCTGCAATGAAAGTAAAGGCTGATTCGAACAGCACCTTCGTAGTGGCACGGCAGGAGTGTCCCACTACCATCATGGATCTTTCCTTATCGGCCCACCATCATAAATAA
- the dut gene encoding dUTP diphosphatase, whose translation MSEEIITFCRLDRQATADLGLPAYETEHAAGMDIRAAVDTFLILRAGERALIGTGLAVAIPPGFEIQVRPRSGLAVKHGVTVLNSPGTIDADYRGEIKIALINLGTEDFRITRGDRIAQLVVAPVVRANVKTALELSRTTRGDGGFGHTGR comes from the coding sequence ATGAGCGAAGAAATAATCACCTTTTGCCGTCTGGATCGACAGGCCACCGCCGATTTGGGTCTGCCTGCCTATGAAACAGAACATGCCGCGGGCATGGATATCCGTGCCGCGGTTGACACCTTTCTGATCCTGAGGGCCGGCGAACGTGCTCTTATCGGAACAGGACTGGCAGTTGCCATTCCTCCAGGTTTTGAAATTCAGGTACGGCCCCGCAGCGGACTAGCGGTTAAGCATGGTGTTACCGTGCTCAACAGCCCGGGAACGATAGATGCGGATTATCGGGGAGAGATCAAGATAGCGCTTATCAATCTCGGCACGGAGGATTTCCGTATTACCAGAGGAGATCGTATTGCACAATTAGTCGTGGCACCTGTTGTCCGGGCAAATGTGAAGACGGCACTGGAACTCTCCAGGACCACACGGGGTGATGGCGGTTTCGGCCACACAGGCAGGTGA
- the pnp gene encoding polyribonucleotide nucleotidyltransferase: MYKKVEAQIGGKNISIETGKLAKQASGSIVIQSGETVVLVTAVAGKENKPELGFLPLTIEYQEKLASVGKIPGNYFRREIGRPSDHEVLTCRIIDRPLRPLFPAGYASETQVIATVLSADTQNDPDVLALVGASCALTLSDIPFGGPVAGARVGYIDGDYVINPTADELLESSMNIVVACTRDAVVMVEGQADSLSEAEVLSAIFFVHEQIQPLIDLQDDLRSTNGREKRIIEPPQIDEALLEKVKEVSSEGVIKVVTTADKMERGRLSDELKKKVIAELDESGDRAGEISDLLSSYKKTVMRKMIVDDERRIDGRSFDQIRNITCEVGYLPRTHGSALFTRGETQALVTATLGSERDQQRIETLTGDENRRFMLHYNFPPFCVGEARMMRGPSRRDVGHGTLAMRGLSGVLPSEEDFPYSIRVVSEVLESNGSSSMATVCGGSMAMMDAGIPIKESVSGIAMGLIKEGDKVVILSDILGDEDHLGDMDFKVVGTEGGITSLQMDIKIAGVDREIMGDALEQAKRGRLHILAEMKSGISKAREEVSEYAPKYLVIKINPDKIRDIIGPGGKIIKEMSAEYDAKIEVDDSGLVKIFTSDGSKAEALIEKIKAITAEVEIGKTYTGVVKSIKDFGAFVEVLPGTDGLVHISELDTKRVAKVTDVLNEGDTVEVKVLDVDNRGRIRLSRKALL, translated from the coding sequence ATGTATAAAAAAGTAGAAGCACAAATAGGTGGGAAAAACATTTCCATTGAAACCGGTAAACTGGCCAAACAGGCCTCTGGTTCTATTGTGATCCAGTCAGGAGAGACCGTTGTCCTGGTGACCGCGGTTGCAGGCAAGGAAAATAAACCCGAGTTGGGTTTCTTGCCGCTGACCATCGAATATCAGGAAAAACTGGCATCTGTCGGCAAAATACCGGGCAACTATTTCAGAAGAGAGATAGGTCGCCCCAGTGATCATGAGGTGTTGACCTGCAGAATTATAGACAGACCGCTGCGTCCTTTGTTTCCCGCGGGCTATGCATCCGAGACGCAAGTTATCGCCACTGTTCTATCCGCTGATACCCAGAATGACCCGGATGTTCTGGCATTGGTCGGTGCATCATGCGCTCTGACCCTCTCCGACATTCCCTTCGGCGGACCTGTGGCCGGTGCCCGGGTTGGATATATAGACGGTGATTACGTTATCAACCCCACGGCGGACGAGCTGCTTGAATCCAGCATGAACATCGTTGTAGCCTGTACCCGAGATGCTGTTGTCATGGTCGAAGGCCAGGCCGACAGCCTCAGCGAAGCTGAAGTATTATCAGCCATATTTTTTGTGCACGAGCAGATACAGCCATTGATAGATCTGCAGGATGATTTGAGGTCCACCAATGGACGCGAGAAAAGAATTATCGAACCACCGCAGATTGATGAAGCCCTTCTGGAGAAGGTAAAAGAGGTTTCCTCCGAGGGTGTGATCAAAGTAGTCACCACGGCCGATAAAATGGAACGGGGTCGTCTTTCCGATGAGCTCAAGAAAAAAGTGATTGCCGAGCTTGATGAAAGCGGCGATCGGGCCGGGGAAATCAGTGATCTGCTGTCATCTTACAAGAAGACGGTCATGCGTAAAATGATCGTTGATGATGAGCGAAGGATTGACGGGCGCTCCTTTGATCAGATTCGTAATATTACCTGTGAAGTCGGTTACCTCCCGCGAACACACGGTTCTGCGCTCTTCACCCGCGGAGAAACCCAGGCCCTGGTGACGGCAACCCTCGGCAGCGAGAGAGACCAGCAGCGCATTGAAACCCTCACTGGCGATGAAAACAGAAGGTTTATGCTCCACTATAACTTTCCGCCATTCTGTGTGGGCGAGGCGCGCATGATGCGAGGTCCTTCAAGAAGGGATGTCGGCCATGGCACCTTGGCGATGCGCGGTTTATCCGGGGTTCTGCCCAGTGAAGAGGATTTTCCCTATTCGATTCGGGTGGTTTCAGAAGTGCTGGAGTCAAACGGATCTTCTTCCATGGCAACAGTATGCGGCGGCAGTATGGCCATGATGGACGCCGGAATACCGATCAAGGAATCGGTATCAGGCATTGCCATGGGACTTATCAAGGAAGGAGACAAGGTTGTTATTCTCTCCGATATCCTCGGCGATGAAGATCATCTCGGCGACATGGACTTCAAGGTGGTCGGCACTGAAGGCGGCATAACTTCACTGCAGATGGATATCAAGATTGCCGGGGTTGACCGTGAAATCATGGGAGATGCCCTTGAGCAAGCCAAGAGAGGAAGGCTGCACATTCTTGCTGAAATGAAATCAGGAATCTCCAAAGCACGTGAAGAAGTGTCAGAATATGCTCCTAAGTATCTGGTTATCAAAATAAACCCGGATAAGATTCGGGATATTATCGGCCCGGGCGGCAAAATCATCAAAGAGATGTCTGCTGAATACGATGCCAAAATAGAAGTTGATGACAGCGGTCTGGTGAAGATATTCACCTCGGATGGCAGCAAAGCTGAAGCATTGATCGAGAAGATCAAGGCGATTACAGCCGAGGTTGAAATAGGCAAGACCTACACCGGAGTGGTAAAGAGCATAAAGGATTTTGGCGCCTTTGTTGAAGTATTGCCGGGAACTGACGGCCTTGTTCACATTTCCGAACTGGATACCAAACGTGTTGCCAAGGTTACCGACGTGCTCAACGAGGGTGACACTGTGGAGGTGAAAGTTCTCGATGTCGACAATAGAGGCCGGATCCGTCTGAGCCGTAAAGCCCTGCTGTAA